A single region of the Borrelia hermsii DAH genome encodes:
- the fmt gene encoding methionyl-tRNA formyltransferase encodes MRIFFASSESIALEVLKKVADQHNVVGVLTAPDKPSGRGLFLRANDIKVEATNRNITVLDPVVLNSDVVEIVKRLNPDLMLVFSYGKIFRQEFLDIFPMGCINVHPSLLPKYRGPSPIQTAILNGDTVGGITVQKMALEMDSGNILSQSQFEIKSFNTSADIFRYVSLNSFNLVLEALSKLDKGNIGIEQDSRQATYCSFFNKQHRILDFNLSAFEIKNKINACNPWPLARAKLDDDEIIFHRADFIRTNDYSDQAIGKIILFDPSRGILVKTGDGILLLLELQRAGRKVMDYKSFYNGNRDLIGKIFS; translated from the coding sequence TTGAGGATTTTTTTTGCAAGTTCTGAGAGTATTGCTTTAGAGGTTTTAAAGAAAGTCGCAGACCAGCATAATGTAGTTGGTGTGCTAACTGCACCTGATAAGCCTAGTGGCCGCGGTCTTTTTTTAAGAGCCAATGACATTAAGGTGGAAGCTACTAATAGGAATATTACTGTTTTAGATCCTGTTGTACTTAATTCCGATGTAGTAGAAATAGTTAAGAGGTTAAATCCTGATCTTATGTTGGTTTTTTCTTATGGAAAGATATTTAGGCAAGAATTTCTGGATATTTTTCCAATGGGTTGTATTAATGTTCACCCCTCTCTTTTGCCAAAGTATAGAGGACCTTCTCCTATTCAAACCGCTATTTTAAATGGTGATACTGTTGGTGGGATTACTGTGCAAAAAATGGCTTTAGAGATGGATAGTGGTAATATTTTATCACAGAGTCAGTTTGAAATAAAAAGCTTTAATACAAGTGCTGATATTTTCAGGTATGTTTCTTTAAATAGCTTTAATCTTGTTTTGGAAGCTTTAAGTAAACTAGATAAAGGAAATATTGGAATTGAGCAAGATTCAAGACAGGCAACATATTGTTCTTTTTTCAATAAGCAACATAGAATTCTTGATTTTAATTTGAGTGCATTTGAGATTAAGAATAAGATTAATGCGTGCAATCCTTGGCCACTTGCAAGAGCTAAGCTTGATGATGATGAAATTATTTTTCATAGAGCTGATTTTATAAGGACTAATGATTATAGTGATCAAGCAATAGGAAAAATTATTTTGTTTGATCCTAGTAGAGGTATTTTGGTTAAGACGGGAGATGGAATTTTATTGCTATTAGAGCTCCAAAGAGCTGGGAGAAAGGTTATGGATTATAAGTCTTTTTATAATGGAAATAGAGATTTAATAGGTAAAATTTTTTCTTAA
- the ybeY gene encoding rRNA maturation RNase YbeY, with translation MIKEELNLWAEGVEFKHWDAYYNFILSVLNFLCIEEYELSVVLCNNEYIQKLNSAFRQKSEPTDVLSFNYLEENGQINHKIQGDLIISLEYLEFSSLEFNVEMYDELQRNTIHGILHLIGYTHETNDFQNEEMLVIQEKVLRETRRVF, from the coding sequence TTGATAAAAGAAGAGTTAAATTTATGGGCAGAGGGTGTTGAGTTTAAACATTGGGATGCTTATTATAATTTTATTTTATCTGTTCTAAATTTTCTTTGTATTGAAGAATATGAACTTTCTGTTGTCCTGTGCAACAATGAGTACATTCAGAAGTTAAATAGTGCATTTAGACAGAAATCCGAGCCTACTGATGTTCTATCTTTTAATTATCTTGAAGAGAATGGACAAATAAATCATAAAATACAAGGCGATCTTATAATATCGCTTGAATACTTAGAGTTTAGTTCTTTGGAATTTAATGTTGAAATGTACGATGAGCTTCAAAGAAATACTATACATGGTATTTTGCATTTAATAGGATATACTCATGAGACAAATGACTTTCAAAATGAGGAGATGTTAGTTATTCAGGAAAAAGTTTTAAGAGAAACCAGAAGGGTATTTTGA
- the def gene encoding peptide deformylase codes for MEIVFYPDDLLRVKTKAVLNIDDELRNIAFKMVNLMDINKGVGLAAPQVGLDLSIFVVRENVMSKPLVFINPLITETSFELSVYKEGCLSIPGVYYDLLRPKSITVEAYDENGKFFKIESSSLLARVVQHEMDHLKGVLFIDYYEDKLRNKLLKPYMKGRRLVKT; via the coding sequence ATGGAAATAGTTTTTTATCCTGATGATTTACTGCGAGTAAAGACAAAAGCAGTTTTAAATATTGATGATGAACTTAGAAATATTGCTTTTAAAATGGTAAATTTAATGGATATTAATAAGGGTGTTGGTTTAGCGGCTCCTCAAGTAGGGCTCGATTTGTCTATTTTTGTGGTTAGAGAAAATGTAATGTCTAAACCTTTAGTTTTTATTAATCCTTTGATAACGGAAACTTCTTTTGAACTTAGTGTTTATAAAGAAGGTTGTTTGAGTATTCCTGGAGTTTATTATGATCTCTTAAGGCCTAAATCTATTACGGTTGAGGCTTATGATGAGAATGGTAAGTTTTTTAAGATTGAAAGTTCAAGTCTTTTAGCTAGGGTTGTTCAGCATGAGATGGATCATTTAAAAGGCGTGCTTTTTATTGATTATTATGAAGATAAACTTAGGAATAAATTGTTGAAGCCTTATATGAAAGGAAGGAGGCTTGTTAAGACTTGA
- the trxA gene encoding thioredoxin — MVISLTKQEFIDKVFDYKNNKEWDFKGKKPAIIDFYADWCGPCKMLAPIYDELSKEYGDKIDFYKVDTDKEQEVSMVLGVQSLPTIIFVPVGGKPKVSVGFIQKDSFEDAIKDLFKV, encoded by the coding sequence ATGGTAATTAGTTTGACTAAGCAGGAATTTATCGATAAGGTTTTTGATTATAAAAATAATAAAGAATGGGATTTTAAGGGTAAAAAACCTGCAATAATTGATTTTTATGCTGATTGGTGTGGTCCATGCAAAATGCTTGCTCCGATTTATGATGAACTTTCAAAAGAATATGGAGATAAGATTGATTTTTATAAAGTCGATACTGATAAGGAGCAGGAAGTTTCTATGGTGCTTGGTGTTCAAAGTCTTCCTACCATTATTTTTGTGCCTGTTGGAGGCAAACCAAAGGTTTCTGTTGGTTTTATTCAAAAAGATTCTTTTGAAGATGCAATTAAAGATTTATTTAAAGTTTAG
- a CDS encoding 16S rRNA (uracil(1498)-N(3))-methyltransferase, which translates to MNLILINPDEFENGLMLNDLRVKHINEILKLKNNETFKFGILGEEHIYSCIYQKDTKLFFKKHHKIAKSNKLKKLKVIIGLVRPIAAKRIITHLGSIGISEIIFFNALLSEKSYSCSKLFKKKEYEKYLIEGAMQGGITYIPKVNIINNLIEVLNNTEYDKSDTTKILLERESKNKLVDLNIETKNTVVIIGPERGFITKEINLIKEYDFNAYNISSNILRTETATIVASTIITSKMNSK; encoded by the coding sequence ATGAACTTGATATTAATAAACCCAGATGAATTTGAAAATGGACTTATGCTCAATGACTTAAGAGTAAAACACATTAATGAAATATTAAAACTTAAAAATAATGAGACATTTAAATTTGGCATTCTTGGAGAAGAACACATTTACTCATGCATATACCAAAAAGATACAAAGCTTTTTTTTAAAAAACATCATAAAATAGCAAAATCAAATAAGCTAAAAAAGTTAAAAGTAATAATTGGTTTAGTACGGCCAATTGCAGCAAAAAGAATAATCACACACCTTGGAAGCATTGGGATATCTGAAATTATTTTTTTTAATGCTTTACTTAGTGAAAAATCCTATTCATGTTCCAAGCTCTTTAAAAAAAAAGAATATGAAAAATATCTAATAGAAGGTGCTATGCAAGGTGGAATTACCTACATACCAAAAGTCAACATTATTAACAATCTCATAGAAGTTCTAAACAATACAGAATATGATAAATCTGATACCACAAAAATATTACTTGAGAGAGAAAGCAAGAACAAATTAGTTGATCTAAATATAGAAACAAAGAATACCGTTGTTATTATCGGGCCAGAGAGAGGATTTATAACAAAAGAAATAAATTTAATCAAAGAATATGATTTTAATGCATATAACATTTCATCAAATATTTTAAGAACAGAAACAGCTACAATCGTAGCATCCACTATTATCACATCAAAAATGAATAGTAAATAA
- a CDS encoding hemolysin family protein has product MFKFLSFKNKKIKRDDDKNIEEKSRFETSLLKNFNSLKETIVKEIMIPRISVVFVDYSVSKDEILKVVTSSNHSRFPVYRETIDDIIGIIHTKDILLHMWKKDFYEIDLRDIMRKVMFVPESKKIDSLLKEFQENHVHIAIVVDEYGGVSGLVTLEDILEEIVGDIQDEFDNELDEIVPLDDGSYLCTARVLIEDLNEKLGLSLPDGDFDTLGGFVYDLFGRIPLKNENIKYNNLTFTIKNMHQRNIKVIKISQKESL; this is encoded by the coding sequence ATGTTCAAGTTTTTGAGTTTTAAAAATAAAAAAATAAAAAGGGATGATGATAAGAATATTGAGGAAAAGTCGAGATTTGAAACATCTTTGCTTAAGAATTTTAATTCTCTTAAAGAAACAATTGTGAAAGAAATTATGATTCCAAGAATAAGTGTAGTTTTTGTTGATTATTCTGTAAGCAAAGATGAAATTTTAAAAGTTGTAACATCTAGTAATCATTCAAGATTTCCCGTTTATAGGGAAACAATAGATGATATTATTGGGATAATCCATACGAAAGATATACTTTTGCATATGTGGAAAAAAGATTTTTATGAAATAGATCTAAGGGATATTATGCGAAAGGTTATGTTTGTTCCTGAGAGCAAGAAAATTGATTCACTCTTAAAAGAGTTCCAAGAGAATCATGTTCATATTGCTATTGTAGTTGATGAATATGGAGGAGTTTCAGGTCTTGTTACACTTGAAGATATTCTTGAGGAGATTGTGGGGGATATTCAAGATGAGTTTGATAATGAACTTGATGAGATAGTGCCCCTTGATGATGGAAGTTATCTTTGTACTGCTAGAGTTTTAATTGAAGATTTAAATGAAAAACTTGGACTGAGTCTTCCAGATGGGGATTTTGATACTCTTGGGGGATTTGTTTACGATCTATTTGGAAGAATTCCTTTGAAAAATGAGAATATAAAATATAATAATTTGACATTTACCATTAAAAATATGCATCAAAGAAATATTAAAGTAATAAAAATTTCCCAGAAGGAAAGTTTATGA
- a CDS encoding PASTA domain-containing protein, translating into MSDNKLPHNKLFLDSKNLNNRNNLHEHDLNFDSKIPTLPKHVANGLVLTIFGSLIISCAIFFIFLKGSDIVVVPNLSGLYIEDAITELQDKELIPYVELKFSSTSLDKGKVIDQSPKAGTVLRLDSKVKIFISKGAVINKVDNFIGKNIDDVLINLKANSINNNRILYHLLKPIEIESTLSKGTIIRQEPSPGTKIASLVDLQFLVSKGQEEAPTRYVKNYVGLYYKDAIISLLNDEINFDVNLSTGSDFGSVIFQSLSPGSKVENLDKLTITINEPKNNGTGIFGILTYKLDIYPSSVDIMVKVKDSNGNSSLLYSFRSRGGLIKLPYEALKGSIIELYIYDRLVNQTVVN; encoded by the coding sequence TTGAGTGATAATAAACTACCACATAATAAATTGTTTTTAGATAGTAAAAATCTAAATAATAGGAATAATTTGCATGAACATGACTTAAATTTTGATAGCAAAATTCCCACTTTGCCCAAGCATGTAGCTAATGGTTTAGTACTTACTATTTTTGGTTCTTTAATTATTTCGTGTGCGATATTTTTTATTTTTTTAAAGGGCAGTGATATTGTTGTTGTTCCAAATCTTAGTGGACTTTATATTGAAGATGCAATTACTGAGCTTCAAGATAAAGAGCTTATTCCTTATGTTGAGCTTAAATTTTCATCAACCTCTCTTGATAAGGGGAAGGTAATAGATCAAAGTCCTAAGGCAGGTACTGTTTTAAGGCTTGATAGTAAGGTTAAGATCTTTATTAGTAAAGGGGCTGTGATCAATAAGGTTGATAATTTTATTGGAAAAAATATTGATGATGTGCTTATTAATTTAAAAGCTAATTCAATTAACAATAATAGGATACTTTATCATTTGTTAAAACCCATTGAAATTGAGAGCACCCTTTCAAAGGGGACAATAATCCGGCAGGAACCATCTCCAGGTACTAAGATTGCAAGTTTAGTTGACCTTCAATTTTTAGTAAGTAAGGGTCAAGAAGAAGCCCCTACTAGATATGTAAAAAATTATGTTGGACTTTATTATAAAGATGCGATTATTTCTCTTTTAAATGATGAAATTAATTTTGATGTGAATTTGTCAACTGGGAGTGATTTTGGAAGTGTTATTTTTCAATCTTTATCTCCCGGTAGTAAGGTCGAAAATTTAGATAAATTAACAATTACTATTAATGAACCAAAAAATAATGGTACAGGTATTTTTGGGATCTTGACTTATAAATTAGATATATATCCATCTAGTGTAGATATAATGGTTAAAGTAAAGGATTCTAATGGAAATAGTTCTTTACTTTATTCTTTTAGATCTAGGGGCGGACTTATTAAATTGCCGTATGAAGCATTAAAAGGTTCGATAATTGAACTTTATATTTATGATAGGCTTGTGAATCAGACAGTAGTAAATTGA
- a CDS encoding phosphoglycerate kinase, translated as MSIKTIKDFDFSGKRALVRCDFNVPLREGNITDDTRIRAALPTIEYLKSQGARVVLMSHLGRPKGERNLKYSLMPVAKRLSELLGQDVKMLPDCIGDEVATAVSNMKNGDVVLLENIRFYRQEEENCNDFAKKLSQNGDIFVNDAFGTAHRAHASTAGLAAYLPAVGGFLMEKEDEFLGKILKNPESPFVSIIGGSKVSSKIAVLESLLPKSNVMVIGGGMAYTFLKVEGHSIGKSLLENEYIDVAASFLKKAKELDVKVILPLDHIVASEFKEDSIPEYVDAIDIPDGKIGMDIGEKTLRKIEEVLVSAKTVIWNGPLGVFEFDSFSKGTAKVAEYVASCSGITVVGGGDSVAAVNKFNLSEKITHVSTGGGASLEYLEGKILPGIKVLEK; from the coding sequence ATGTCAATAAAAACGATAAAAGATTTTGACTTTTCAGGTAAGCGTGCTTTGGTAAGATGTGATTTTAATGTTCCCTTAAGAGAAGGGAACATTACTGATGATACTAGGATTAGGGCTGCATTACCTACGATAGAGTATCTTAAGTCTCAAGGAGCCAGAGTTGTTCTTATGAGTCATTTGGGTAGGCCAAAGGGAGAGAGGAATCTTAAATATTCTCTTATGCCTGTTGCTAAAAGATTATCAGAATTATTAGGGCAGGATGTTAAGATGCTGCCTGATTGCATAGGTGATGAAGTAGCAACTGCTGTTTCTAATATGAAGAATGGAGATGTTGTTTTACTTGAAAATATAAGGTTTTATAGGCAAGAAGAAGAAAATTGTAATGATTTTGCAAAAAAATTATCTCAAAATGGTGATATTTTTGTAAATGATGCTTTTGGAACTGCTCATAGGGCACATGCTTCTACAGCAGGGCTTGCAGCTTATTTACCAGCCGTTGGTGGATTTTTAATGGAAAAGGAAGATGAGTTTTTGGGTAAAATTTTAAAAAATCCTGAAAGTCCATTTGTTTCAATAATTGGCGGTTCAAAAGTTTCTTCAAAAATTGCAGTACTAGAATCCCTTTTGCCAAAATCAAATGTAATGGTAATTGGTGGTGGAATGGCATATACCTTTTTAAAGGTAGAAGGGCATTCTATTGGGAAATCTCTTTTGGAGAATGAATATATTGATGTGGCTGCGTCTTTTTTAAAGAAGGCAAAGGAATTAGATGTAAAAGTTATTTTGCCTCTTGATCATATTGTTGCAAGTGAATTTAAGGAAGATTCAATTCCTGAGTATGTTGATGCTATTGATATTCCTGATGGCAAGATTGGAATGGATATTGGTGAGAAAACTTTGAGAAAAATTGAGGAAGTTCTGGTTAGTGCAAAGACTGTGATTTGGAATGGACCCCTTGGAGTTTTTGAGTTTGATTCTTTTTCTAAAGGCACAGCAAAGGTTGCAGAATATGTGGCTAGTTGCTCTGGGATTACGGTTGTTGGTGGGGGAGATTCAGTAGCTGCTGTTAATAAGTTTAATTTATCTGAAAAAATAACCCATGTTTCAACAGGGGGTGGTGCTTCTCTTGAGTATCTTGAGGGAAAAATTTTGCCAGGCATAAAAGTGTTGGAGAAGTAA
- a CDS encoding tetratricopeptide repeat protein: MNLKRFLTILLIFNLNFGSLIGATTTAIEYYQKAQTYYIMQKYYDAIDELLEAVKINPNYYEAYKFIAEIYYQLKIYNQAQFFIEKAYKMSNGDTEYKILYANILLKNNGTTQAKKFYSEVLAKQKNNIDALVGLASIFEEEGLFVAAANYYLSILEYNQTNYNAFEHLMSIYEKLNMNDKAQHLINKVRGNFTSLPDFHKRVAEFSIKTNSLGVAEKYAQNYLMLVKTTYKDFGLVDAYRLLALVYLYQSKYEDAADVLQKAILVDQNLDELYYLLGYSYLKLGKIDKAVLNLERAKSMKKDLEFYNIALEESFFVSNFRSSFQKNSGTNMEISKRYENDGFKAFKNLDLDRAVFNVKNAIDIYPDNDSARFLLAKIYKFMKLDVMAYEELYYLVEQRKVTDTKILDFYDVVAFDIRSSLFFRYGYKTIGDLNKLYDNQTVYRVGIFTQNENKVFGANDLILKYAERILDRNLNVEVVNYRFDYNKNKDYLVSSFAEEFSYARSNNLDLFLMFDLDVDVFKNSASLRVDIFSGKTGIKIKTFDYNSGGVLYLSDILSSFSRDFNDYLPKKGEILQIKKDDVLINLGHVNDVKEGDIFLVLKEGALKYNSDSSSFIGYSKSDILGEIFIEEIGDYISRGILKSPALLRDYIQKGYTVFIKK; encoded by the coding sequence ATGAATTTGAAGAGATTTTTGACAATTCTTTTGATTTTTAATTTAAATTTTGGGAGTTTAATAGGTGCTACTACAACTGCAATCGAGTATTATCAAAAGGCGCAAACATATTATATTATGCAAAAGTATTATGATGCTATTGACGAGCTTCTTGAAGCTGTGAAAATTAATCCTAATTATTATGAGGCATATAAGTTTATAGCAGAAATTTATTATCAATTAAAGATATATAATCAGGCTCAATTTTTTATAGAGAAGGCCTACAAAATGTCAAATGGTGATACTGAATATAAAATTCTTTATGCAAATATATTGCTTAAAAATAATGGAACAACGCAGGCTAAGAAATTTTATTCAGAAGTTTTAGCTAAACAAAAAAACAATATTGATGCTTTAGTGGGGCTTGCCTCAATCTTTGAGGAAGAAGGTTTATTTGTTGCGGCTGCTAATTATTATCTATCTATTCTTGAGTATAATCAGACAAATTATAATGCGTTTGAGCATCTAATGAGCATTTATGAGAAATTAAACATGAATGATAAGGCACAGCATTTAATAAACAAAGTGAGGGGTAATTTTACTTCTTTGCCAGATTTTCATAAAAGGGTGGCAGAATTTTCTATTAAGACTAATAGTTTAGGAGTTGCTGAGAAATATGCTCAAAATTATTTAATGTTAGTAAAAACTACTTATAAAGATTTTGGACTTGTTGATGCTTACCGTTTACTTGCTCTTGTTTACTTATATCAGTCTAAATATGAAGATGCAGCTGATGTTCTTCAAAAGGCAATACTTGTTGATCAAAATTTAGATGAACTTTATTATTTGCTTGGCTATTCTTATTTGAAGCTTGGGAAGATAGATAAAGCCGTTTTAAACCTAGAGAGAGCCAAAAGTATGAAAAAGGATTTGGAATTTTATAATATAGCTCTTGAGGAAAGTTTTTTTGTATCTAATTTTAGGAGTTCGTTTCAAAAAAATAGTGGTACTAATATGGAAATTTCTAAAAGATATGAAAATGATGGATTTAAGGCTTTTAAAAATTTAGACTTAGATAGAGCAGTATTTAATGTAAAGAATGCTATTGATATTTATCCTGATAATGATAGTGCTAGGTTTTTACTTGCTAAGATCTATAAGTTTATGAAGTTAGATGTAATGGCTTATGAGGAGCTCTATTATTTGGTAGAGCAGAGGAAGGTTACAGATACTAAAATTTTAGATTTTTATGATGTGGTTGCATTTGATATTAGGAGTTCTTTATTTTTTAGATATGGTTATAAGACCATTGGTGATTTAAATAAACTTTATGATAATCAAACGGTTTATAGGGTAGGTATTTTTACTCAAAATGAGAATAAAGTTTTTGGTGCAAATGATTTAATTTTAAAGTATGCTGAGAGGATACTTGATCGCAATTTAAATGTAGAAGTGGTTAATTATAGATTTGATTATAATAAAAATAAGGATTACTTGGTAAGTAGTTTTGCTGAAGAATTTTCTTATGCAAGAAGTAATAATCTTGATTTATTTTTAATGTTTGATCTTGATGTAGATGTTTTTAAAAATTCGGCTAGTTTAAGAGTAGATATTTTTTCAGGGAAGACGGGCATTAAAATTAAGACTTTTGACTATAATTCGGGAGGAGTGCTGTATTTAAGTGATATTTTAAGTTCTTTCTCTAGAGATTTTAATGATTATTTACCTAAAAAGGGAGAAATACTTCAGATTAAGAAAGATGATGTTCTCATTAATCTTGGTCATGTGAATGATGTAAAGGAAGGTGATATCTTTTTAGTTCTTAAAGAGGGGGCTTTAAAGTACAATAGTGATAGTTCTAGCTTTATTGGTTATAGCAAGTCGGATATTCTTGGTGAGATTTTTATTGAAGAGATTGGCGATTACATTTCCAGAGGGATTTTGAAATCACCCGCTCTTTTAAGGGATTACATTCAAAAAGGATATACAGTTTTTATAAAAAAATAG
- the gap gene encoding type I glyceraldehyde-3-phosphate dehydrogenase codes for MKLAINGFGRIGRNVFKIAFERGIEVVAINDLTDPKTLAHLLKYDSTFGIYNKKVEARDGAIVVDGKEIRIIAERDPKKLPWGKLGVDVVIESTGVFSSATSDRGGYLDHVEHAGAKKVILTVPAKDEIKTIVLGVNDHEITSDLKAVSNASCTTNCLAPLAKVLHETFGIEQGLMTTVHAYTNDQKILDLPHADLRRARAGALSIIPTSTGAAKAVGLVLPELKGKLNGTSMRVPVPTGSIVDLTVQLKKKDVTKEEINAVLKKASESRELSGILGYTEDPIVSSDIKGNSHSSIVDGLETMVLLNGFVKVLSWYDNEFGYSTRVVDLAQKLIK; via the coding sequence ATGAAGCTAGCTATTAATGGCTTTGGACGTATAGGTAGAAATGTTTTTAAAATTGCTTTTGAGAGAGGAATTGAAGTTGTTGCAATAAATGACTTAACAGATCCCAAGACACTTGCTCATCTTTTAAAGTATGATTCAACTTTTGGAATATATAATAAAAAAGTTGAGGCAAGAGATGGAGCAATTGTAGTAGATGGAAAAGAAATAAGAATTATTGCTGAACGCGATCCAAAGAAACTTCCTTGGGGAAAACTTGGAGTTGATGTTGTAATTGAATCAACAGGTGTCTTTTCATCAGCAACAAGTGATAGAGGCGGATACCTTGATCATGTTGAGCATGCCGGTGCTAAAAAGGTAATTTTGACAGTACCTGCTAAGGATGAGATTAAGACAATCGTACTTGGTGTAAATGATCATGAAATTACTTCTGATTTGAAAGCTGTTTCTAATGCTTCATGCACAACAAACTGTCTTGCACCTCTTGCAAAAGTTTTGCATGAAACTTTTGGGATTGAGCAAGGACTTATGACTACTGTCCATGCTTATACAAATGATCAAAAAATCCTTGACTTGCCACATGCTGATCTAAGACGAGCGCGAGCTGGAGCTCTTTCAATTATTCCTACTTCAACAGGTGCTGCTAAAGCTGTTGGACTTGTTTTGCCTGAGCTTAAGGGTAAACTTAATGGTACTTCTATGAGAGTTCCTGTACCAACAGGTTCTATTGTTGACCTTACAGTGCAACTTAAGAAAAAAGATGTTACAAAAGAAGAGATCAATGCTGTACTTAAGAAAGCATCAGAATCTAGGGAGCTTAGTGGTATTTTGGGATATACAGAAGATCCAATAGTATCTTCAGATATTAAGGGAAATTCGCATTCCTCAATAGTTGATGGCCTTGAGACAATGGTGTTGTTAAATGGTTTTGTGAAAGTACTCTCATGGTATGACAATGAATTTGGATATTCTACAAGAGTAGTTGACCTTGCACAAAAGTTAATTAAATAA